The following coding sequences lie in one Mycobacterium sp. DL440 genomic window:
- a CDS encoding universal stress protein has product MRQGPLAGRYPAVATMVTLALIPYLALSAAVDPLLPIISEQLHISTQTMSLGFGLGNAAYAVGTVLAVQFAQHLPQRRMLLGYAVVLVVGSVLAASALNGTMFIAGHILQGLATSMLLIAAAPPLTIGFPRDKLRYTAVIMNMAVFGAVALGPFIGGAQAEALAWRPLFWIVAAIAVGALIMAALTFEDAPPADLDAPRDLKAIGLASVGCAAAFVGAAQLTSHDFTDPAVSVPMLGGLALIVVLIVYQFRARRPLLTVRTMLTSSIPVAGVGVALFAAAASVAATALTAEVFMQTYSPVRVGLLFLPELGGAVIMALVFGAVITRRSMHYLPLVGMALLAAGIVVFRLAIPANQPLALLASSLTGLALGATVAPALFVAGFSLQSNSLQRVFAIIELLRAVAAFMVAPIFAHFAATAAGGLTAGTGDALWIGFGLSVGGAIFGVAVYALSGARPQRPDLDRFLDGESPAWYSPPLLARLRPGLTAPAAPPDRTPTAVPSEHGMPGASAGPVLFAYDGTPRAASAIEQAAAELSVDRAALVVCVWQPVDVGFTPVEATHFDADRATEVRRAAEQTAAHGASLATRAGFSARSVAVEAAPIWKGIVDAAHDHNASLIVVGPHRRNGLLGHLEGSVAGAVVAHATTPVLVIPEDCRRSSCAEDAAHSNFHAVGAGSTGDRA; this is encoded by the coding sequence ATGCGCCAGGGTCCCCTCGCCGGCCGATATCCCGCCGTGGCCACCATGGTCACGTTGGCGCTGATCCCCTACCTGGCGTTATCGGCAGCCGTCGACCCGCTGCTCCCGATCATCTCCGAGCAACTGCACATCTCGACCCAGACGATGAGCCTGGGCTTCGGCCTGGGTAACGCGGCGTATGCCGTGGGTACGGTCCTGGCCGTCCAGTTCGCCCAACACCTGCCGCAGCGCAGGATGCTGCTCGGTTACGCGGTGGTGCTGGTGGTCGGCTCGGTGCTCGCGGCATCAGCCTTGAACGGGACGATGTTCATCGCCGGCCACATTCTGCAGGGGCTGGCCACCAGCATGCTGCTGATCGCCGCGGCTCCACCGCTGACCATCGGCTTCCCCAGGGACAAGCTGCGCTACACCGCAGTGATCATGAACATGGCCGTGTTCGGAGCCGTCGCTCTCGGCCCGTTCATCGGCGGTGCACAGGCCGAAGCCCTCGCGTGGCGCCCACTGTTCTGGATCGTCGCGGCGATCGCCGTCGGAGCCCTGATCATGGCCGCCCTGACGTTCGAAGACGCCCCGCCGGCCGATCTCGACGCACCGCGTGACCTGAAGGCCATCGGCCTGGCATCGGTCGGCTGTGCAGCCGCTTTCGTCGGCGCCGCGCAACTCACCAGCCACGATTTCACCGACCCGGCCGTGAGCGTGCCGATGCTCGGTGGGCTGGCGCTGATCGTGGTGCTCATCGTCTACCAGTTCAGGGCCCGCCGCCCGTTGCTGACCGTCCGCACGATGCTGACCAGTTCGATCCCCGTCGCCGGGGTCGGCGTCGCCCTGTTCGCGGCAGCCGCGTCGGTGGCGGCGACGGCTCTGACGGCAGAGGTTTTCATGCAGACCTACAGCCCGGTGCGGGTCGGTCTGCTGTTCCTGCCCGAACTCGGCGGCGCCGTCATCATGGCCCTGGTGTTCGGGGCCGTCATCACCAGGCGGTCGATGCATTACCTCCCGTTGGTCGGCATGGCGCTGCTGGCCGCGGGAATCGTGGTGTTCCGGCTCGCCATTCCCGCCAACCAGCCGCTGGCGCTGCTGGCGTCGTCACTGACCGGGCTGGCATTGGGTGCCACGGTGGCGCCGGCACTGTTCGTCGCAGGTTTCTCGCTGCAATCCAACAGCCTCCAACGGGTTTTCGCCATCATCGAGTTGTTGCGGGCCGTTGCCGCCTTCATGGTCGCGCCGATCTTCGCCCATTTCGCCGCCACTGCCGCCGGCGGCCTGACCGCAGGCACGGGCGACGCCTTGTGGATCGGATTCGGACTATCGGTCGGCGGTGCGATCTTCGGGGTGGCCGTCTACGCACTCAGCGGGGCCCGACCTCAGCGGCCCGACCTCGACCGGTTCCTCGACGGCGAATCCCCGGCCTGGTACTCACCACCGCTGCTCGCGCGGCTGCGTCCGGGCCTGACCGCACCGGCCGCGCCACCCGACCGGACCCCGACTGCGGTGCCATCCGAGCACGGCATGCCCGGTGCCTCCGCCGGGCCGGTGCTGTTCGCCTACGACGGAACACCACGTGCCGCGTCCGCCATCGAACAGGCCGCGGCGGAACTGTCCGTCGACCGCGCTGCCTTGGTGGTGTGCGTGTGGCAGCCCGTCGATGTCGGGTTCACGCCCGTGGAGGCAACGCATTTCGACGCCGACCGGGCCACCGAGGTACGCCGGGCCGCCGAGCAGACGGCTGCCCACGGAGCATCGCTGGCGACCCGGGCCGGCTTCTCGGCCCGCAGCGTGGCCGTGGAGGCAGCACCCATCTGGAAGGGCATCGTCGACGCCGCTCACGACCACAACGCAAGCCTCATCGTGGTCGGCCCGCACCGGCGCAACGGTCTGTTGGGGCACCTCGAAGGCAGCGTGGCCGGCGCCGTCGTCGCGCACGCCACGACACCGGTGCTGGTCATCCCTGAGGACTGTCGACGTTCATCCTGCGCTGAGGACGCCGCCCACTCGAACTTTCACGCCGTGGGCGCAGGATCAACGGGGGATCGCGCGTAG
- a CDS encoding LLM class F420-dependent oxidoreductase produces the protein MRHLVATQTLHPSARYGAIWAGGSPPAELDWVESILEATNTLKVATGIVNIWSAAAGPVAESFHRIEAAHPGRFLLGIGAGHPELIAEYKKPYDALTEHLAKLDEYGVPKDQRVVAALGPQVLKLAARRSAGAHPYLSTPQHTAQARALVGPDAFIAPEHKVVLNTDAAEARAIGREALAIYLEGTNYVNNWKRLGFNDSDVAAPGGDALIDALVAYGSTDAVAARLKEHLTAGATHVPVQVLTGPDKLIPSLTELAGPLGLN, from the coding sequence GTGCGCCACCTCGTCGCGACGCAGACCCTGCACCCGTCGGCGCGCTACGGCGCTATCTGGGCAGGCGGATCGCCGCCGGCTGAACTCGACTGGGTTGAGTCAATCCTTGAGGCGACCAACACACTGAAGGTGGCAACGGGCATCGTGAACATCTGGTCGGCGGCCGCCGGTCCGGTCGCCGAGTCGTTCCACCGTATCGAGGCGGCCCACCCCGGACGATTCCTGCTCGGTATCGGGGCCGGACATCCCGAGCTGATCGCCGAGTACAAGAAACCCTACGACGCGCTCACCGAGCACCTCGCCAAGCTCGATGAATATGGCGTGCCCAAGGACCAGCGCGTCGTCGCCGCGCTCGGCCCCCAGGTCCTCAAGCTGGCCGCACGCCGCAGCGCGGGAGCCCATCCCTACCTGAGCACCCCGCAACACACCGCCCAGGCGCGCGCCTTGGTCGGACCCGATGCTTTCATCGCTCCGGAGCACAAGGTGGTGCTGAACACGGACGCCGCCGAGGCAAGGGCCATCGGACGCGAAGCTCTCGCCATCTACCTCGAAGGGACGAACTATGTGAACAACTGGAAGCGATTGGGGTTCAACGACTCCGACGTCGCTGCCCCCGGCGGCGACGCCCTGATCGACGCCCTCGTCGCGTATGGCAGCACCGATGCCGTCGCCGCCAGACTGAAGGAGCATCTCACTGCCGGCGCGACCCACGTACCCGTACAAGTCCTGACCGGACCTGACAAGCTGATCCCCTCACTCACCGAATTGGCCGGACCGCTCGGCCTCAACTGA
- a CDS encoding NAD(P)/FAD-dependent oxidoreductase has translation MTRSFHVGQPFTTPDADIAAALEQVSIPTLLLSLVHVTGDPRYIREFKQAGLFLNEVQGFMSEEDKARVREVALPVIVDYRDRGCPVPDPLPAELIREMLDWAACEPVDEDNLPLMLEELDLEGVDPRRPTALEDTGDFSVIVIGCGESGVLAGVRLKQAGIDFTIVEKNAGPGGTWWENSYPGARVDVANHFYCYSFEPSNHWDHFFAEQHELRQYFRDVVDRHDFEPNIRWNTEVVSAAWDGEMWNVTVRSAAGTETLRANAVITAVGQLNRPQIPDFPGAETFAGPAFHSAAWDHDVDVTGKRVALIGAGASGFQIAPAIADKVAHLTVFQRTAQWMFPNPMYHESVADGVRWAMEHLPYYGRWYRFLLLWPGADKGLDAARVDPDYDDQGNAVSEINAIARIMFTDWITTQVGDDAELLAKALPDYPATGKRTLQDNGSWLGTLKRDNVDLIRTPIERITPTGIVTTDGETYDADIIVYATGFRATDVLFPMKITGRDGIDLHDAWGQRPYAYRGITVPGFPNFFMTYGPGTHLAHGGSLILNSELQMRYINQCLEHLLTEGLRTMEPLPEPTKEWHRRSQEAIRQTVWAQPSIKHSYFKNADGEIHTVSPWRLSEYRSAINEPVWSDFTVQEA, from the coding sequence GTGACCCGGAGCTTCCATGTCGGCCAGCCGTTCACCACGCCCGATGCCGACATCGCGGCGGCGTTGGAGCAGGTCAGCATCCCGACGCTGCTGCTCTCGCTGGTGCACGTCACCGGCGACCCGCGCTACATCCGCGAGTTCAAGCAGGCCGGGCTGTTCCTCAACGAGGTGCAGGGCTTCATGAGCGAGGAGGACAAGGCGCGGGTCCGTGAGGTCGCACTGCCGGTGATCGTCGACTACCGCGACCGCGGCTGTCCGGTCCCCGACCCGCTGCCCGCCGAGCTGATCCGGGAGATGCTGGACTGGGCCGCCTGCGAGCCGGTCGACGAGGACAACCTGCCACTGATGCTGGAGGAACTCGACCTCGAGGGTGTCGACCCGCGCCGGCCCACAGCACTGGAGGACACTGGCGATTTCAGCGTGATCGTCATCGGCTGCGGAGAGTCCGGCGTGCTGGCCGGGGTACGCCTCAAGCAGGCGGGTATCGATTTCACCATCGTCGAGAAGAACGCCGGCCCGGGTGGAACCTGGTGGGAGAACAGCTATCCCGGCGCCCGCGTCGATGTGGCCAACCATTTCTACTGTTACAGCTTCGAACCCAGCAACCACTGGGACCACTTCTTCGCCGAACAGCACGAGCTGCGCCAGTACTTCCGCGACGTGGTGGACCGCCACGACTTCGAACCGAACATCCGATGGAACACCGAGGTCGTCTCCGCGGCATGGGACGGCGAGATGTGGAACGTCACGGTACGTTCGGCGGCCGGCACCGAGACACTGCGAGCCAACGCCGTCATCACCGCCGTCGGCCAACTCAACCGGCCCCAGATCCCCGACTTCCCCGGCGCGGAAACCTTTGCGGGACCGGCTTTTCACTCCGCGGCGTGGGACCACGACGTCGACGTCACCGGCAAGCGGGTCGCCCTGATCGGCGCAGGCGCCAGTGGCTTCCAGATCGCCCCGGCCATCGCCGACAAGGTCGCGCACCTCACGGTCTTCCAGCGCACCGCGCAGTGGATGTTCCCCAACCCGATGTATCACGAGTCCGTCGCCGACGGGGTGCGATGGGCGATGGAACACCTGCCGTACTACGGCCGCTGGTACCGATTCCTACTGCTGTGGCCCGGAGCCGACAAGGGCCTGGACGCCGCCCGGGTGGACCCCGACTACGACGATCAAGGCAACGCGGTCAGCGAGATCAACGCGATCGCCCGCATCATGTTCACCGATTGGATCACCACCCAGGTCGGCGACGACGCCGAACTGCTGGCCAAGGCGCTGCCCGACTATCCGGCCACCGGCAAGCGCACCTTGCAGGACAACGGCAGCTGGCTGGGCACCCTCAAACGCGACAACGTGGACCTGATCCGCACCCCGATCGAACGGATCACCCCGACCGGGATCGTCACGACCGACGGCGAGACGTACGACGCCGATATCATCGTGTACGCCACCGGTTTTCGTGCCACCGACGTGCTGTTCCCGATGAAGATCACCGGGCGCGACGGCATCGACCTGCACGACGCCTGGGGCCAGCGTCCGTACGCCTACCGGGGTATCACGGTGCCGGGATTCCCGAACTTCTTCATGACCTACGGGCCCGGGACCCACCTGGCCCACGGCGGCAGCCTGATCCTCAACTCCGAGCTGCAGATGCGCTACATCAACCAGTGCCTCGAACATCTCCTCACCGAGGGCCTGCGCACGATGGAGCCACTGCCCGAACCGACGAAGGAATGGCACCGCCGCTCGCAGGAGGCGATCCGCCAAACCGTGTGGGCACAGCCCTCGATCAAGCACTCGTATTTCAAGAACGCTGACGGTGAGATCCACACCGTCAGCCCGTGGCGGTTGAGCGAATACCGTTCCGCCATCAACGAACCCGTCTGGTCAGACTTTACAGTGCAGGAGGCGTGA
- a CDS encoding class I adenylate-forming enzyme family protein has protein sequence MLSAVYAGRRVVQLPNFTAENWISAVVSEHITHAMVVPTMLTRIVDLLTRQNVGLPSLRHLSYGGGRMPLPVIEQAMRLLPDVSFVNAYGLTETRSTVALLGPDDHREAFAAADGHIRRRLGSVGRPIGGIEIEIRDSDGKSVGPEVSGEVWVRGEQVAGEYSGAGPRVDHDGWFPTNDGGYLDSAGYVFLEGRLDDVIVRGGENMSPGEIEDVLLQHDAITDAAVIGAPDAEWGEKVVAFVISNRSTVHADDVRDWVKSRLRSSRTPRDVHFVDELPYSDTGKLLRRELRRGLIEPLTSDGVSR, from the coding sequence GTGTTGTCTGCTGTATATGCGGGCCGCCGTGTGGTGCAGCTGCCGAATTTCACAGCGGAGAACTGGATTTCGGCAGTTGTGAGCGAACACATCACCCATGCGATGGTGGTGCCGACGATGCTGACCCGGATTGTGGACCTGCTTACGCGCCAGAATGTGGGTTTGCCCAGCCTGCGCCATCTGTCCTATGGCGGTGGCCGGATGCCCTTGCCGGTGATCGAGCAGGCAATGCGACTGCTTCCTGATGTCTCGTTCGTCAATGCCTACGGGTTGACCGAAACCAGATCAACGGTCGCCCTGCTCGGACCCGATGACCATCGCGAAGCATTCGCTGCAGCCGACGGTCATATCCGGCGTCGGCTCGGGTCGGTGGGACGTCCGATAGGTGGTATCGAGATCGAGATCCGCGACTCCGACGGTAAGAGTGTCGGACCGGAGGTGAGCGGCGAGGTGTGGGTGCGTGGCGAGCAGGTGGCAGGGGAGTACTCCGGGGCTGGTCCGCGTGTTGACCACGATGGCTGGTTTCCCACCAACGATGGGGGATATCTGGATTCGGCCGGCTATGTGTTTCTCGAGGGCCGCCTCGACGATGTGATCGTGCGCGGCGGTGAGAACATGTCGCCGGGTGAGATCGAAGATGTGCTCTTGCAGCACGATGCGATCACGGACGCAGCGGTGATCGGCGCGCCTGATGCCGAGTGGGGCGAGAAAGTCGTCGCCTTCGTGATCTCGAACCGCTCCACCGTGCACGCCGACGACGTGCGCGATTGGGTGAAGAGTCGGCTACGGTCATCACGCACTCCACGCGATGTCCACTTCGTCGACGAGCTGCCCTACTCCGACACCGGCAAGCTGCTGCGCCGTGAACTACGGCGAGGACTGATTGAGCCGTTGACATCAGACGGAGTCAGTCGTTGA
- a CDS encoding NAD(P)-binding domain-containing protein produces MPGETWVLGATGRVGREVVKRLQQAGAEVVVASRNRERLIHLYPDVRAVTGSLAQVCARLSTAAPAVVINTVGPFAVTAQQVARACPPGTHYLDIANELGAFEQLHGMDEEAAATGSTLVSGAGFGVLGTEAILLHLLAGEEKPSRVRVDAVASVATDPGALGEALAATIVKGLLDGGREVRKGRLVHTRAGGAAVRLTTPDGDVVTTASLGGGDLFAAWQASGAPTVIGASALVPANPALRAALPVIGGVLRVPGLVGFATRTLARATTTTAKDRPRRSSWGRARVEWSSGCVREGWLRTGEGMTFTASAATEVAQRLAKGEGRPGAFTPARLFGPEVALTAGAEFVVTE; encoded by the coding sequence ATGCCGGGTGAGACCTGGGTGCTCGGCGCGACCGGACGGGTCGGCCGGGAGGTGGTTAAGCGTCTGCAACAGGCGGGCGCCGAGGTGGTGGTGGCCAGCCGCAATCGGGAGCGGCTGATCCACCTGTACCCGGACGTCCGGGCGGTGACCGGCTCGCTCGCGCAGGTGTGCGCGAGGCTGTCCACCGCGGCGCCGGCCGTCGTGATCAACACGGTGGGCCCGTTCGCGGTCACGGCTCAGCAGGTCGCGCGGGCGTGCCCGCCAGGCACTCACTACCTCGACATCGCCAACGAACTGGGCGCGTTCGAGCAGCTCCACGGCATGGACGAGGAGGCGGCGGCAACGGGTAGCACGCTGGTATCAGGCGCGGGCTTTGGCGTGCTCGGGACCGAGGCCATCCTGCTGCATCTGCTGGCGGGCGAAGAGAAGCCGTCGCGGGTGCGCGTCGACGCCGTCGCGTCGGTCGCAACCGACCCCGGTGCGCTGGGCGAAGCCCTGGCGGCCACCATCGTAAAGGGATTGCTCGACGGCGGCCGCGAGGTGCGGAAGGGTCGGCTGGTACACACCAGGGCCGGCGGTGCGGCCGTGCGATTGACCACCCCCGACGGTGACGTGGTCACCACCGCCTCCCTGGGCGGCGGCGACCTCTTCGCAGCCTGGCAGGCCAGCGGCGCCCCGACGGTGATCGGCGCCTCGGCTCTCGTCCCGGCCAACCCGGCCCTCCGGGCAGCGCTGCCGGTAATCGGTGGCGTACTGCGTGTGCCCGGCCTGGTCGGGTTCGCTACTCGGACGCTCGCCCGCGCCACGACAACTACGGCCAAGGATCGCCCGCGCCGCTCGTCCTGGGGCCGCGCCCGCGTCGAATGGTCATCCGGGTGCGTACGTGAGGGCTGGCTGCGCACCGGCGAGGGGATGACATTCACGGCCAGTGCGGCAACCGAGGTGGCCCAGCGCCTGGCCAAGGGCGAGGGCCGCCCCGGCGCGTTCACCCCGGCCCGGCTCTTCGGTCCTGAGGTGGCTCTGACCGCTGGCGCCGAGTTCGTGGTGACGGAATGA
- a CDS encoding alcohol dehydrogenase catalytic domain-containing protein, with translation MRAVVVDSSGKVSVETRPDPVLPGPDGAVVKIEAASICGSDLHFLEGHYPIVDPVSIGHEAVGTIVEIGPKVTGCAVGDRVLVSSVAGCGHCSGCATHDPIRCVQGPQIFGTGLLGGAQAELLAVPAANFQLLKVPEGISTEQALLLTDNLATGWAAAKRADIPVGGSVAVIGLGAVGMCALRSAITLGAAKVFGVDPVEARRDRAEASGAITFAPPSAQAIREATGGLGVDSVIDAVGMDASINDAIDAARAGGTVSIVGVHDLQPYPMPALGCLLRSLTIRFTTAPVQQTWPELIPLLQAGRLDVDGIFTTTMSLDEAADGYAKAFSRSGDHLKIRLDL, from the coding sequence ATGCGCGCGGTCGTCGTCGACAGTTCCGGAAAGGTCAGCGTCGAAACCCGGCCGGACCCGGTCCTGCCCGGTCCCGACGGAGCCGTCGTCAAGATCGAGGCCGCCTCGATCTGCGGATCGGACCTGCACTTCCTGGAGGGCCACTACCCGATCGTCGATCCGGTGTCGATCGGTCACGAGGCCGTCGGCACAATCGTCGAAATCGGCCCGAAGGTAACCGGATGCGCCGTCGGCGACCGGGTGCTGGTGTCCTCGGTGGCCGGCTGCGGGCATTGCAGTGGCTGCGCGACCCACGACCCGATCCGCTGCGTGCAGGGCCCCCAGATCTTCGGCACCGGATTGCTCGGCGGCGCCCAGGCCGAACTCCTCGCGGTCCCGGCTGCGAACTTCCAGCTCCTGAAGGTGCCGGAAGGCATCAGCACCGAGCAAGCCCTACTGCTCACCGACAACCTGGCCACGGGCTGGGCGGCGGCCAAACGCGCCGACATTCCGGTCGGCGGTTCCGTCGCGGTGATCGGCCTGGGCGCGGTCGGCATGTGCGCCCTGCGCAGTGCCATCACCCTCGGTGCGGCAAAGGTTTTCGGCGTCGACCCGGTGGAGGCCCGGCGCGACCGGGCGGAAGCCTCGGGAGCCATCACCTTCGCCCCGCCGTCGGCACAGGCGATCCGGGAAGCCACCGGCGGCCTCGGCGTCGACTCCGTCATCGACGCGGTCGGCATGGACGCCTCGATCAACGACGCCATCGACGCCGCCCGCGCCGGCGGCACGGTGTCCATCGTCGGCGTGCACGATCTCCAGCCCTACCCGATGCCCGCCCTGGGCTGCCTGCTGCGCAGCCTGACCATCCGCTTCACCACCGCGCCGGTACAGCAAACTTGGCCGGAACTGATCCCGCTGTTGCAGGCCGGCCGTCTCGATGTCGACGGGATCTTCACCACCACGATGTCGCTGGACGAGGCAGCCGATGGTTACGCCAAGGCGTTCTCCCGCTCGGGCGATCACCTCAAGATCCGGCTGGACCTGTAA
- a CDS encoding TetR/AcrR family transcriptional regulator gives MKRAERHDRVYEAAIALFVERGFEASSMDEIADRSGLSRSTVFTHFPRKTLFLEEWMRRRRNEARRSARTDGVAGRPLREVLGAYLDALATSNSAARAEMCALVPPALLHTTMLVDHPVGVDFAALIVETEAVLRPSVRPERVGRLLASGYVSAMSQWIQEEPPASDLGAELRALLDLVLSGAQPDELE, from the coding sequence GTGAAGCGAGCGGAGCGGCACGACCGGGTCTACGAAGCCGCCATCGCGCTGTTCGTCGAACGCGGATTCGAGGCGTCCTCGATGGACGAGATCGCCGACCGGTCGGGGCTGTCGCGCAGCACCGTCTTCACGCACTTCCCCCGCAAGACGCTCTTTCTGGAGGAGTGGATGCGGCGACGACGGAACGAGGCCCGGAGGTCGGCGCGAACTGACGGGGTGGCGGGTCGGCCACTTCGGGAGGTGCTCGGCGCCTACCTGGACGCCCTGGCCACCTCGAACTCCGCTGCCCGTGCCGAGATGTGCGCGTTAGTCCCGCCCGCCCTCCTGCACACGACGATGCTGGTCGACCATCCAGTCGGGGTGGACTTCGCCGCCCTAATCGTGGAAACCGAGGCGGTCCTTCGACCGTCCGTGCGACCGGAACGGGTCGGACGGCTGCTCGCGTCGGGCTACGTCTCCGCGATGTCGCAGTGGATCCAGGAGGAGCCCCCAGCGTCAGATCTCGGAGCCGAGCTGCGCGCGTTGCTGGACCTCGTGCTGTCGGGGGCTCAGCCGGACGAACTCGAGTAG
- a CDS encoding TetR family transcriptional regulator, giving the protein MGRWQPGTRERLEEAALDLFLEQGFSETTVPQITARAGLTTRTFFRYFADKREVLFAQEELVPEQVARLMDEAPPSVGPMEFITENLAHAAAQIFESRSLDYLLRRRAAVDAEPALHERELRKFSLLAQTLERGFLDRGIEDLTARLAAEIAVTTLRVAVTRWLDQHGDPDLPHTIDQTLAAIRHLANPPSAQGQTPN; this is encoded by the coding sequence ATGGGGCGATGGCAGCCGGGCACGCGAGAACGGCTCGAAGAGGCAGCGCTTGACCTCTTCCTCGAGCAGGGCTTCAGCGAGACCACCGTGCCGCAGATCACGGCGCGGGCCGGGCTCACGACCCGAACATTCTTCCGGTACTTCGCCGACAAGCGGGAGGTGCTATTCGCCCAAGAGGAGCTGGTGCCCGAGCAGGTAGCCCGCCTCATGGACGAGGCCCCGCCGTCGGTCGGCCCGATGGAATTCATCACCGAGAACCTGGCCCACGCCGCGGCCCAGATCTTCGAGAGCCGCAGCCTCGACTACCTGCTGCGCCGACGGGCGGCGGTCGACGCCGAACCGGCTCTACACGAGCGCGAGCTGCGCAAGTTCTCGCTGCTGGCACAAACCCTGGAGCGAGGCTTCCTTGACCGCGGCATCGAGGACCTGACCGCTCGGCTGGCGGCCGAGATCGCTGTGACCACGCTCCGGGTAGCAGTGACCCGCTGGCTCGACCAGCACGGCGACCCTGACCTTCCGCACACTATCGACCAAACCCTGGCGGCGATAAGACATTTGGCGAATCCTCCGTCAGCTCAAGGACAGACACCCAACTAG
- a CDS encoding SDR family oxidoreductase — MTTLITGATGGIGASLVGRLVSADHAVRAGSRSPRKAAGLGAEVVELDLAAPETFEEALADVDRIFLYAEPAAIEDFVDCAERAGVRRVVLLSSDSAEMGNAEHNSLARHHADVETALAAASFSTTVLRPGTFATMTLDWASFIRAGVPVEQPFWGACLDVIHPEDIADVAECALIDDDLEGLVLPIGGPEVLSFHQQRDTLASLLTRELDWREPSREQAVQHLSRHAPLPLVDAILDYWSQLPRHHDEARRPVERITGRPGRTFRQWAGERLDAFR, encoded by the coding sequence GTGACCACACTCATCACCGGCGCGACGGGTGGAATCGGAGCGAGTCTGGTTGGACGATTGGTGTCGGCCGACCATGCCGTGAGGGCAGGCAGTCGCAGTCCCCGCAAAGCGGCAGGACTGGGCGCCGAGGTCGTCGAACTGGATCTCGCCGCGCCGGAAACCTTCGAAGAGGCATTGGCGGACGTCGACCGCATCTTCCTCTACGCGGAACCCGCCGCCATCGAGGACTTCGTCGACTGTGCAGAGCGCGCAGGTGTCCGGCGGGTCGTCCTGCTCTCCTCGGACTCCGCCGAAATGGGCAACGCGGAACACAACTCGCTGGCGCGACATCACGCCGACGTCGAAACGGCCCTTGCTGCTGCGTCTTTCAGCACTACGGTGCTGCGGCCGGGAACATTCGCCACGATGACGCTCGACTGGGCATCCTTCATCCGCGCCGGAGTCCCGGTCGAGCAGCCCTTCTGGGGAGCCTGTCTCGACGTTATTCATCCCGAGGACATCGCCGACGTGGCCGAGTGCGCGCTGATCGACGACGATCTGGAAGGGCTCGTCCTGCCGATTGGCGGCCCGGAGGTGCTCAGCTTCCATCAGCAACGCGACACTCTGGCAAGCCTGCTCACGCGAGAACTGGACTGGCGTGAGCCCAGCAGAGAACAAGCCGTGCAACATCTTTCGCGGCACGCTCCGCTACCTCTGGTCGACGCCATCCTCGACTATTGGTCGCAGCTGCCGCGCCACCACGACGAGGCGAGGCGACCCGTCGAGCGCATCACCGGACGGCCCGGGCGCACGTTCCGGCAGTGGGCCGGCGAGCGGCTCGATGCGTTCCGCTGA
- a CDS encoding MFS transporter: MIGGVCSGRLGPALPLLGGIALGAAATFAMLAGVSVLPLAIACGAMLGMAAGAIGASGYNLATDLVPPERQGTIAGLVSVVLALGSVVVNVAGGEVLKANQAPGTGVDGALVSTATGVHLYVLMAGVLFTLAAVPTIMLTRDRANAPRSTDEPAPGRIAST, encoded by the coding sequence GTGATCGGTGGCGTCTGCTCGGGCCGGCTCGGTCCCGCACTGCCGCTCCTCGGCGGCATCGCCCTCGGCGCGGCGGCGACCTTCGCGATGCTGGCAGGCGTATCGGTGCTGCCGTTGGCGATCGCCTGCGGAGCCATGCTCGGTATGGCAGCGGGGGCGATCGGCGCGTCCGGGTACAACCTGGCGACCGATCTCGTGCCGCCCGAGCGGCAGGGGACCATCGCCGGCCTGGTATCCGTCGTGCTCGCGCTCGGATCGGTCGTCGTCAACGTCGCAGGCGGCGAAGTACTCAAGGCCAACCAGGCGCCCGGCACCGGCGTCGACGGCGCCCTGGTGAGCACGGCCACCGGCGTTCACCTCTACGTCCTCATGGCCGGGGTGCTCTTCACGCTCGCCGCGGTGCCCACAATCATGCTGACGCGAGACCGTGCCAACGCACCGCGGTCAACGGACGAACCGGCCCCAGGCCGCATTGCGAGCACGTAA